A stretch of DNA from Cydia fagiglandana chromosome 24, ilCydFagi1.1, whole genome shotgun sequence:
AACCGGATGGTGTACTTTCACGTGATGTTTCAAACTACAGTTTTGCACAAATGACTCCCCGCACGTCGCACAAACGAATCTCCTGTCATCCTGGTGTATACGCATATGTTCCCGAAGAGTATATTTCCTCGCATACGATTTCTTGCACACTGAGCACTGATGCTTCCTCTCTCCTCCGTGACGTATCATATGCTCTTTCAGCTCAGATTTAGAATAGAACTTCCATTCGCATACTTCGCACGCATGCCTTTTGAGCTTCAAATGCACCGTCCTGACATGAACTCCAAGTTTACCACTTAGTGTGAAAACTTTAGGACACAAATTACACTTAAACTCTTTTAGTTTCAGACCGTGGACGGACGAAACGTGTTTGTTCCTTTGAAAGTAATTTCTAAATGTCTCGGGGCAATGCGGGCATCGATGTCTCTTAACTCGCATGTGAACGAGAGCGTAATGTTCGTTCTTGGCATTTGTGGATCGAAAAACTTTTTCACAAGCGTCACAAGGGAAAGAACCCGTCTCGTGGGAAAAGGAGTGCGTTCTCAAACGCTCTGGGGTGATGAAACCCGTTCCGCACTGCTCGCATATAAAATTCTGATAGTGCACGTTCATGTGCTGGTTTAAACTTTTGAATTCAGCGAATGTTTCAGAACAAATTGCGCATTTGAACTCATCTTTCCTTACTTTAAATGGGAGAATACCGTCATTCGATTTCGGAtcaatatttttgttatgtttatctAGCAGATGCTTTTTTAACTCATTGAAATCAGTTATAGCATCGTCACAAATAGTGCATCCAGTGTTTGTCACATCTACTTTGGCAAGTTCATATTTCTTCAATTTTGAGAGAGCACATCTAACTTGTGCAGTAGTTTTGTCGCAATGTTCATTTTCATTGTGTGTCCTCAGCCAGGCTGGGTCGTTAAATTGGTTATCACAGTAAAAACACAAGTATAAATTCTTCATCCATCTAAACGGACATATCTTTGTGAATTGTAGTAAAACTGTAGCATTCTTTTTCCTAGCTTTCAGGTCGTCGACATCGatattagtttttttaaatttgtcttCGTTTTCTTTATATCCGCCGGTTTTCATGCCAGCTATCTGTTTCTCACTGTCGGTGGGTGAGGTCTCATCACCTAGAAATGAGAAAAACGTCCATGACTTCCAGATAATCATTGATTGCATGCATTTCGAGCGCGATGTCAGTTTGTCAAGACAATACCGGCTCAGAAGCACAGGTACATATAATTTAACGTGCAAACGAGTTCAATAAGACCAACAAGATCATCATTTTAAAAGAATCGACTTTGATTCATGCAATCTTTGATTTCGAAGATTGGGTACCTAGCATAAAAACATCGCACTTGCGAAGAAGCAAGGCTTTGATGGTAAAGATTTTACTAAATATACACCGTGATGGTTTTAGGAAAGTAATTATGGGTAGAAAGTTAGCTAAACGAATCATATTtactaataggtacttatttaaattttttattaataacaacAATCAGTATGGGTACAAGTAAAAGTATGACTATTATGTTACGATTCGATTTCATCTTTCAAAAGCGTAGGATGATGAACTTTAATATGATGTTTCATGCTACACTTCTGCACAAAGGCCTGGCCGCAAGCAGAGCAAGTGAACCGCCTGTCATTGTTGTGAATCCGCATATGCTCCCGCAAAGTATTTATCCGAGCGTacgctttattgcacacctcacactGGAATTTCCTCTCACCACCATGTTTAACCGAGTGAGCATCCAGCCCATGTTTACTAAAGAACTTCATGCCACAAATGTGACACTCATGGTTCTTAACCTGTAAATGTTGAGCCCTTATATGTTCAGACCGTTTACTACTTAAATCAAAGACCTTGTCACACGAGGGACAAGGATAATCGGCGGTTTTCTGATCATGGACGGTACGAAGGTGTTTCAATCTCTGCCCGTAAAAGGCAAATTTCTCGTTGCAAATAGGACATTTGTTCCGCTCTTTGGGTTTGTGTTCTTTAGTAACGTGCGAAGTCAGATGAGCGCGGACTGTGAATGTTTGATCGCAGTTCTTGCAGGGAAACAAGCCTTGTTCCTGAGAATCGTGGGTGCGAGCGTGCCTGATCATTTGCCGGGAAGTGATAAACTTTTTCCCACATTGGTCACATATGTAGCTGTCATAGTGTTCATTAATATGCCTGTGTAAGCCTACGAACGTTTCATATTTCTTTCCACATATTTGACAGACATGCTCAGACGAACTATTTAGGTTGTAAGGGATAACGCTATCGCCGTAGGTCATGTCCAATTCCTTCCCATGTTCAGCTAGATGGGCCTTCAATGTTTGATTGTCTGGAATTTCTTTCGAGCAAATCTTGCATGAAGCGTCTACAAAGTCAACTTTAGCCGGTTCGTAATATTtgggtatttttttaatttcagtgTGTTGTTCGCGATTATGTTGTCGAAGCACCGCTGGCTCTGTGAAAGTTTCTTTGCAGTAGTAACAAAGATAAACTCCTTTATCAAAACGGAATGGCTGTACTGTTGTCATAGCTATGATAATTGAAAGATTGTTTATTAGAGTAATGCGTCTCCATTCGCCGGGGAATCTTTCATCAGTATGATCTGCCTCAACGGAATCCTTTTTATATGTACCGCACTCCTTCATTTGAATATGTTTGGCCAGCTGGACCGAACTCCTAAATCGacttttgcatttatcacacACATGACGAGCGGAGTGTACATGCATGTGGTTAAGTAATCTCATTAGTGACTCGCACGGCTTTCCGCATAGTTGGCAAATGTGGCTATTTCGGAGCATTCTAAAAGGAAGCACAGTCTCGCCCTGCGCAGAGTTCGTTGTGACTAATTGTCTGCCGTGCTCGGCCAAGTGGGCTTTTAACATGGCATAGTTTGTAATTTGTGCAAAGCACAGTTTGCACGAAGCATCCGCTATGTCCACTTTTGTTGGATCATACGCTTTCAGCTTGGGCAGTTGTATCTCATCATAATGTTGGTTTCGGTGGTGTTCGCGAAGCTTTTCTGCTTCTTGAAACACGTCTATGCAGAAGAAACAAAggtattttccttttttgtaTTTAAACGGACACGCTGTAGTAGTAGATATAATAGCAGATACGTTATCTCTTAAATTGGCGCGCCAGCGCTCTGCTTCGCTCATTTTCTTAGCCTGTATGGGTTCTTCACTTTCCCGtcctaaaaacagaaaaaaaattcTAAACGATACGTTCAAAGTCAAGACTCCTTTTGATTCTTCAGCTATAGGTAGTTGCGAAAGGCTGGGTTGAACATTTACAAAAACTGCCGTAAGTTTATCAAGAAATTAGTTTATTAGATCCATCTATTACGTTAACAAAATTAGTTTTGATTATGTATTTCTAAAAGCTTAATAATAGAGACATTCTGTGAAACGATGTATGGAACAATCtgaaattaatacaaataaacattttaagaaGATGATGACTCAAATTCTTGTTTATATTCCGTAGGATGATGTACCCTCATATGGTGCTTCATACTGCACTTTTGTATAAAAGTCAGTCCACACACAGCACAAGCGAACCGTCGGTCGTCGTTGTGAATACGCATGTGTTCCCTCAGGGTCTTAATCCTGGCATACGCCTTCTTGCAAATATCACACTGGAATTTCCTTTCGCCGTTATGTTTAACTACATGATTCTTAAGCGCAGTACTGGTAGAGAACTTCATGTCACACACGTTGCATGCGTGATTTTTCTCTCTTTTGAAGTGATTCTGTTTCATATGGTTGGTCAAACTGCTGCACAAATTGAAGACCTTATTACAGGAGGGACAGGGGAACTCCGGCATTTTGTGGCCATGGACTTGGACCAAGTGTTTCAATCTTTGTCTGTACGTAGGGAAATCCTCTTTACACACGGGACATTTGTATACGGTGAGTGGTGTCTTGCGTTTGTGTACGTTGGTACTGTGAGTATGTAGACGTGAAAGGAACGGGAAAGTTTGATTGCATTCCTTGCAAGGGAATACGCCGCTCTTATGAATTAGGCGATGAGTGTTTAGCTGAGTGCGAGTTTTAAAACTTTTGCCACATTGATCACAAATGTTATAGGCGCAATGTACGTTCATGTGTTTGTGTAGAGTTAAAAACGATTGGTAGGTTGTATTGCATATATGACAAACGATCTTATCTTTATTCAAATTGTAGGGTATCACGCTCTTGCTAAGCGAGGTGTCTATGATCTTGTCGTGTTTAGCTAAATGAGTTTTTAACGTAGGATAGTCGCGAATCTCCGCTAAACAAAGTTTGCAAGAAGCATCCGCAAAGTCCATTTTTAAAGGTAGATCAAGTCTACGATTTGGAAatgatttaatataataatgttGAGCACGGTTGTGACTTCGAATGTCGTCTGGGTTTAGAGACGTCGTGTCACAGTAGTAACATTGGAATAAGCCCCTTTTAACCTTAAAAGGGTAGACTGTAGTCATGGTTGTTATTATAGAAATGTTATTTCTGAAGTTAGTCAACTTAGACTTTTTAGTAAAAGATTCATCTTCAGATTGTTCCATATGTCTATCTGCTGATGCACTAGCATCTCCAATATCAACTGACTTCTTTGTGCGTGTGCTACATTCATTTTGTCGGATATGACTCACAAGCTGAGCATaagagtttaattttttgccacATTTTTTGCATCTATCATAATCGGAATGCTCCGACATATGTCTGAGTAAACACATGAATGTATTAAACTCCTTCTCGCATATTTGGCAGACATTTGACTCCGAGCCCAGGCAATACGGCAAGATACTCTCTCCACGCGTTGTGTCGATGACTTTACCGTGTTCCGCCAAGTGGCTTTTTAGCATAGCATAGTTCGGAATGTCAGCTGCACACACCTTACACGATGCAGCAGTGAAATCCATTTTAACGGGTCGATAACACTTAGGTCTGCGAACTTGTTTTTCGTCAGAATGACGGACACGATTATGCATTCTCATTTCTGCTGGATCGCAGAATGCATCTGTGCAATAATAACATTGAAATGTCGCGCCGTTTGGATTGGCTTTGTACTTGAATGGGTAAACTGTGGTCATAGCGACGACAGTATTAACGTTATTCCATAGGTCGGCGCGCCATAGGGAATCCTCACTGTCCGCTCCGGTCTTATCCTCATTAGCTTGATCGGCTTCTTCGGTTTTCTGTCCTAAAAATAGAAAGAACTCTACTTagcttaattatttatttatagtatgGCAAAGTATGCACTGGCCACTGTGTGTCTTCATCACTTTcatgtaataataaataataccatGGCTAAGTGTTTTGCAAGGGTTATTGAGATaattatttttcgggaatgtgTATAAAAGATACGACACTACCCATATACGCAAATGAACCCTGTATTCCAATTTCGAATGATTGGAGTCAATTACGGCTACGATGTAAAGATATATGACTTTTCAATTCAACTTACATTTCGTAGTATtgagtgttaaataaaaatattcagaTTTTTAATCAACGCCTATAAGTGCACAGAATGTAGTTATTAAAATAGTGAGCAATAAGTACGGTCCTGTAATAAGAGACAGAGGTAATATTTCAATAAGCAATcgctatttaatatttattagttacaattaaaatacatcTTTCAAATGCGTGGGATGGTGCACCCTAATATGCTGCTTCATGCTACAATTTTGGATGAAACTCTGTCCACATACGGGACACGTATATCGTCTGTCGTTATTATGTATCCGCATATGTTCCCTAAGGGTCTTTATTCTAGCGTACGCCTTCTTGCAGACATCGCACTGGTATATCCTCTCCCCGCCATGCTTGATCGCATGTTCCTGAAGCTCATAATTACTGAAAAACTTCATCCCGCAGACAATGCACACATGATTCCTCTCCTGCAAATGCTGGAACCTAATATGTGCAGTTCTCTTACTGCATAAATCGAAAACTCTGTCGCAAGAGGGACAAGGGAAAACGGGCGTTTTCTGCTCATGCACAGTGTGTAAATGCTTCAGTCTCTGTTTGTAAGACACGAATTTTTCGTTACAGATAGGACATTTATATCTCTTGTTAAATCTATGGACTTTAGCAACGTGGGTGTATAAGGGAGCGTACGAAGTGAAGGTCTCATCGCACTGCTTGCACGGAAACACGCCGGTTTCGTGAGTGCGAGTGTGATTGAGCATGCGTTGTGATGTCGCGAACCTTTTCCCACATTTCTCACAAATATAATGTTCGTAATGGTCGTTCATGTGTTTATGTAAGCTTAGGAACATCTCGTATGTCTTTCCACATACTTGACAGACATGCTCGTCCTTGCTTAACTTGTACGGAAGCACGCTGTCTCCAAAAGTATTATCTATCTCTTTGCCGTGTTCGATCAGATGTGATTTCAACATGGCATAGTCGCGAATTTCAGTTAGACACAGCTTGCACAAAGCGGTTGAGAAATCCATTTTAACGGGTTCATATTTTCTGGGTTTCGGGAGTACTTTCGATTCGGAATGATAGATACGGTTGTGTTGGCGTAGCTTCTCTGGCTCTAGGAATGTGTGTTTGCAGTAGTAACAGAGGTACATTCCCCTTCTATATTTGAAGGGGTATGCGGTGGTCGTGTCTATGATAGTGGAGATGTTATTTCTAAAGTTGGTTCGTCTCCGTTCGCCCTCCTCCCGTTTGACAGCTGCGGACGCAGCGTCAATATCCTCTGCCTCGGCCAATTCTTGTTTGACCTCAACAGCGGATTCTGGTTTGTACTGAACGTCTTCACCTTTCCGTCCTAAAAATAGAAAAACATCCAATCAAGGCTCTCCTTCCAACGGTTTATTAATCTAAATTGTATCTAAGAAAGCGATTCGACTGACTACGACTGTTTTAATAAAAAGCCAACAAAATTTCATTTGgcaatacttgtatttaaatgcTTTGTAAAATTGTTAAGAAGGATGGACTGAAAGATGAAGATTTATTCAGACAAATATATAAAATCCATAGTTTTAGGGATAACCCTATTTAGAAAGTATTCAGTGTGTAGAAATGATAGTCTTGAACTAATAAAAcgtaatttattgatttataaATGATACAATCTTAATATACATTAGGCATAGGCAATCTGAGTTTCTTTAGAGGTTCAGCGTTAGGGTGATGCGTTCTCATATGGCTCTGAAGGCTACACTTCTGCACATATGCATTATTACAAAACTGACATACGAATCGTTTATCATTATTATGTATACGCATGTGTTCCTTCAACGTTTTGGTTCTAGCATAGGACTTCTTACAGACCTGACATTGGTATTTTCTCTCCCCTACATGTTTGACCATGTGATTCCTAAGCTGGGCTGCCGTGACGAACTGATACGGGCATAAGGCACAGAAGAACTGCTTATGTCTAATGTGTACTTGTTGTATATGCTTAGTTCTCTGATTGCACATGGAGAAGACGGCTGTGCATAGATGGCAAGGATACTCAACTTTCCTATCATGAGCAACCTTGAGATGCTTTGCCCTATCGGCGTATCTTAAGAAAGAGTCATTACAATATGGACAGCGATACCGATATTCCGGGCCGTGTGCCAAAGCCATGTGGCTATTCTTCAAAGCACGAGTCGCGAAAACGTCGTCGCATTTGGAACATTTGTACTGCATACTGTTTGAGGCCTCATGTATAACTAAATGAGCTTTAAGTCTATGCGCGGCGGAGAATGCTTTGCCGCACTGGAAGCATATGTTGTTCGGATAATGATGATTCATATGTGTGTTTAATTTTGAAAACAGCTCAAAGTGTTCTccacaatgtgtgcacacgaaCTCTTTTCCTTCTATAAGGAAAGGAGTAACGCCGATGCCATGATTTATGGTAATAGGTTTATCATGGATTTGGAGTAAGTGTTCCTTTAATGTCTCAACGTCTTTAACGTGTAGTAAGCAAAGTTCGCAGCGGAGGCCAGTGATCTCTACTTTGACGTTGTCTAAGGGTCGCGCTAATCGCATGGCCTCGACCCGGTTAGGGTGCTCAAGCGCATGTTCTCGGATGCCGCTGAAGTCCCCGAAGGACATGGGACAGAAGGCGCACGTGAACGCCCCCCGCTTCCACCTGAACGGGCACACGTTGGAACACTCTATTATAATAGCCGCATTGTCTCTGTGATCGTTATACTTGCGTTTCGGTTTCCATTTAAGTTTGAGGTCGGTGGaccctaaaaacaaaagaaaattcacTATCAAAAAGCGCACGCAGCTTTTGTTTGACTAGTTAGTATATTTCTGCGGTTATCAATGTTTTATGTAGGTtaattcatttaaattaattaagataACAATTCTGGTTTTCTGACGTAGCTTGATTTAGGATTTTTTCTGTTTATGAACAGACCTGATATGAGCATATCTCAGATTACCACTTCCAAATACAGAAGGGCAAAAGCTACATCGATATTCAACTTTCTGCCCATGCACTTTGTCCAGATGCCTCAATCTAGAATGATAGGAATCGAAATGGGTCTCACAAATAGGGCAACGGTATCTTCCCTTAGGTCCGTGAGCGGCAGACACATGCCGGTTTTTTGCGACTCGAGTAGGAAACACGGCATCACATTTGGTGCAGCCGAACTGTCCAGTCTCGTGGCACATTTGATGAGCTCGTAATTTGTGCCTGCCGGCAAATCCCTTCCCGCAagtatgacaaataaaagtttGGTAATGCTTATTCATATGTATAAACAAACTCATAAAGCTTTCGAAATGCTTATCGCAATGTACACATCTATATTCTTTTCCTGTTAGAATAAATGGGATAACTCCGTCACTGTGCTCCGAATTGAATGACTTGGAATGTAATTGTGATAAATGACTTTTAAAGCCATTCAAGGAGTTTACTTTTTCCTTACATAAGTTACAAATGAGATCAGTTATATCCACTCTCAGTGGGAATGAGTTTCGCACGCCTTCGCAAGGTTTGAAAACGTCTAGTTTGTTTTCATGGGTATTAGAGTGAGTGCGGACTTCACTAACGCTTGTGCATATGACCGGACAATACGCGCACATAATTTTACCGCGTTGCCATCTAAACGCAACTGCATTAGAATGTTCTAGGATAAGAGCCGCATTTGCTTTATCCTCCACCACTCTTCGTTTCCGCTTCCAATTTATTTCAACGGATTTGCTCGCAGTTCCTTCAGCCGGTCCTAAAAACAGAAAGACACCGATTGTACTCGCTGTCGTATCATTTAGTGTATTGGGTTTGATTGTAATCCATAGCGTGAGTTAGCACGTGGCGTCTTAACTTTGTATTGGTGTAGAAAGTCGTGTGGCACTGGGTGCATTCGTATCGCTTCTCGGCTGGTTTATGCGAGGTCCGGAAGTGAGCTGCTCTCTTGCAGCTGGTTTCGAAAGATTTGCCACAAGCTGTGCAGTCGTAGTCCCGTTGTTGTTGAGCATGGTCGTCGACCAAGTGCTTGGCTCTCGCGTAATATGTCGTGAACAGTTCTGGGCACCGAGGACACGTGTATCTGACACCTTTCTTATGCACACGCAGCCTGTGGCACATTCTAGCGGCTCTAGTTTCTAGCACTTCAGTGCAATCCCCGCAAGGGTAGCTACCCGTTTCATGCGACTGAACGTGAGTACGGAACCGAGATTTTGATACAAAACATTTGCCACACGAATCGCAAATGTGATTCTTATAATGTGTATTGATGTGTTGATTCAATTTAGAAAAGCTAACGAAATGAGAGAAACATTTTTGACAAAAGAATCCGTTTTGGTCAAGCTTAAACGGCAGTACTCCGTCGCTATAATCGGAGTTAATAATTTTCTCGTGTAGAGAGACAAGATGATCTTTCAGGTCGTCTATGTCCGTTAAGGGATGGTTGCATAGTCTACAACTGAGATTGCCTATATCTACTTTGACCATATTATTTTCGGTTAGTTTGGCGAAGATTTTATTAGTGGGTGGACCGGTTAAGTGATTGTTTTGGACGTGTTCACGCAATGGAGCGGTGTCTACGAATTTAGCATCACAGTAGGAGCAGTAAAAGGCGCTGTGGAACCAGCGGAAAGCCCAAGCGGTGGAGCATTCCAGGAGCGTCATAGCGTTCCTGCGCATCATAGTTTTGGAGATGCGTTTTTCGGATTCCTCCGGCAACTCGTTGTTGGCGCGTCGACGCCGGCGCATCTGACGCGCACTTACGTTCTCCTTTAATTTCCTAACACGCCTAACTCCTACTTTTGCCTCCGCGTCCGCATTAGCGGAACCTAAAAAGAAAAGAAGACGTTACTAAGTAAAATCCTTGCCCCACATGCAACCATTCCTGATTGATTAGATATTTGCACATTTGGATTTCTGTACTTTGTCTCAAGAAAATCTCGTGAGCAATTAGTAAAGTTAATATTCGGATACGGTTAGATTAGAAGTGGATAATGAcaaaaagtaaaatattaaaGCTTTTATTGTGTTAAAAGTATACATAATCGTTCACTATATTTTATCAGGACCTAAATTAACTAGTTCGCACATATCCGTGTGCATTTCCCTCATGTGAGCCAGCAATTGCATTCGCTGCTTAAACATGGCTCCACACCACTTGCAGCCCAAATCATCATGCGTTTTCAAATGCGTCCTCAACGCCCTGTTCCTAGGAAACGATTTATCACAGACGTTACAGTGAAAGTTCCTTTCTCCCgaatgttttactttgtgcctTCTCAGTTCGTAGGCAGTTTTGAAGCTCCATTCGCAGCTTGAACATCTAAAATCTCGCTGCGGCGGGAAGTGAACTGATCGAACGTGAATAGCTCGCTTGCCTGATGTCTTAAAGGTTAGCTCGCAGTGTGGACAACGATATAACACTTCTTTCTCACTGTGAGTTGCGTTGAGATGATTCATCCTGTCGTAGTAACCGTCAAACCGCATGTTACAGTGAGGGCATTCATATCTTGGCGCTTTGGCGTGGGCGTGTGCTTTATGATAATCTCTAGCTGCGCGCATTCTGAATATCTTAGGGCACTCGTTGCAAGGAAACGTTCCAGAGATGTGAACCTCTGAATGCTTCCTTAATCTTGGCGCAGTCATGTATCCCTTTCCGCAAGTTGGACAAATGTAATGTTGGTAATGTATGTTCATGTGCTCGTATAGTTTTAAGAAGTTGTTGAAAGTTTCCTGGCAAATGACGCAGCTCCATGA
This window harbors:
- the LOC134676243 gene encoding zinc finger protein 652-like isoform X23, giving the protein MEGKSTDWLRGPSGPTVCRCCFAEGCYKDISTEYFWMGKREVYSEMLTETFDLSIAFAQTSGPNSNSRLICEPCISRLRDASEFKRQVQECEKMFMQYLDPGRTVVDELQMEITQEPSEKVKLEPVKLEKNHSDDDFDDRGGFEDMDEDDLDDQPLTKLASKVPKKESVDLLDLLDNAKAEKRKSSAKTKSSPAKKAKTKKETPKATASKAKPEKKKKGSANADAEAKVGVRRVRKLKENVSARQMRRRRRANNELPEESEKRISKTMMRRNAMTLLECSTAWAFRWFHSAFYCSYCDAKFVDTAPLREHVQNNHLTGPPTNKIFAKLTENNMVKVDIGNLSCRLCNHPLTDIDDLKDHLVSLHEKIINSDYSDGVLPFKLDQNGFFCQKCFSHFVSFSKLNQHINTHYKNHICDSCGKCFVSKSRFRTHVQSHETGSYPCGDCTEVLETRAARMCHRLRVHKKGVRYTCPRCPELFTTYYARAKHLVDDHAQQQRDYDCTACGKSFETSCKRAAHFRTSHKPAEKRYECTQCHTTFYTNTKLRRHVLTHAMDYNQTQYTK